The bacterium DNA window ATTTCTTCTCGAAGTGTTTTAGTCCTGACAAGGAGTAACGATGATAATCACAAGAACATTCGGATCAATCGCGGCATTACTTGACGCGATCGTGCATACAGCAACATACGACTTGCTAAATACATGCGCACGTGAAAACAAATCCAGCAACGGACCTAGCGCCCTAAGCACAAACGACAATTATACCGCGTGGTGTGACTGGGTGAGTTCACTCACCTCGTCCATCGGATTGTCAACTCGTGGATGGACCAACGGAGAAAAAGCACTCGCTCTTTGTGTCTATCACTTTGCTTTCAAGCTAATCGAGGTAGACTCGACCAGTGCCGAAAGCACTTTGTGTCACATCAGCTACGATTACCTAAGGAAAAGCTTCACCATGTTCATAACAGGAGAATGGGAGTGTTGTCCTCAGGATTGGGAAGAGGTGGAAGAAGCAGTTAAGTAGACCGCTCCAATTTTCACTTTAGGGAGATCCATGCTGAACTCCCCTCTTCTTATTCGATTTTTATTCGACCAAAACCAGCAAGTTTAGCACGAGGCAAATGCCGCTTCATTCCAAACCTGCCCGGCCCGAATTACCTCTTCCTCGGTAATATACATTTGAGGCGCAAAGCGTAGATATCCACCACGAGAAGAAACAAACACACCGCGCTTAATAATTTCCTTCATCAACTCCACCGGGTCCGTTTTAGTTACAAATGAAAGAATTCCGGAGCGATTAATTTTGTCGGGGAATAAAACTGGTTGATAAAATTTACGGTCAACAACAGTTAAAAATTTGTCTTGTAGACTAAAAATCCTATCGCGAATTGCCTCCATTTTCTGGCCTGAAAAAATCTGCTTGAGCGTAACCTCAAATCCATGCAACTCAGCTGGCGCAATCGTGCTATATTCAAACATTCTACCGTCGGGATGTGGGTCAAGTGTCAGATTTAAATAATCCACTCCCTGTTTCATCATATCTTGCCCAGTTAAAACTGGCGCAAGTTTTTGGCGAAATTTTGGACTAGTATAAAGTAGCGCTAGCGAGCTCGGCCCAATAAGCCACTTCGACGAAGGTGCGGCTATCGCTGAGATTTTCAGCGCTTCAGGGTAAATCGGCAAGGCCCCTAGGCTTTGTGCCGCATCAACTACAAAATCAATTCCGCGCTCCGCACAAAGCTCTGCAATACGCGCAATGTCGCAAGCAAAGCCACTAGTAAATTGCACATGACTGAGTGCCAGTAATTTTGTTTTAGCTGTGAGTGCCTGAACTACCGACTGATAACTAAACGAATGTGGGCGTTGTGGGTCAATCCGCAGGTCCGGAATAATTTTCAAGACAATGCCATTCCGTTCCAAATATTTCCAAGGATAAAAATTAGATGGGTACTCATGCTCGTAAGTCACAACTTCATCACCTGCGACAAGGGCCTGCGCCGCAACTAATCCTTGCGCAACTACACTCAAACACTCTGCGGTATTACGTAGGATTGAAATGTCGCTTGGATTTGCTTGTAAAATTTTTCCAAGCTCAGTGTGAATTGAGCGCAGTAGTTCATGATAGCCCTCAAACGCCTTAATTCCGTGCAATGCTTGGCGCTGCACGGACTCAATTAACGCTTCGAGAGCAGCTTGATGCAGCGGCGAAACCCCGCAGCTATTTAAAAAGATGTAATAATCTTTTACTGGAAACGCTTTACTTGAAGTCTCAAACATGAGTTTGCTTTATTAAATTAGTCGCAACTATAAACACCATTAGAGTATGCAGTCGATCGACCCGTTCCCTGATAGTCTTCTCGGCTTTCCGTGCGACCTGCCCCAACATTGCAATCACCATCTCCGGCGGGTTCATAGTTACCGACTTCTTTGACCAT harbors:
- a CDS encoding aminotransferase class V-fold PLP-dependent enzyme, with amino-acid sequence MFETSSKAFPVKDYYIFLNSCGVSPLHQAALEALIESVQRQALHGIKAFEGYHELLRSIHTELGKILQANPSDISILRNTAECLSVVAQGLVAAQALVAGDEVVTYEHEYPSNFYPWKYLERNGIVLKIIPDLRIDPQRPHSFSYQSVVQALTAKTKLLALSHVQFTSGFACDIARIAELCAERGIDFVVDAAQSLGALPIYPEALKISAIAAPSSKWLIGPSSLALLYTSPKFRQKLAPVLTGQDMMKQGVDYLNLTLDPHPDGRMFEYSTIAPAELHGFEVTLKQIFSGQKMEAIRDRIFSLQDKFLTVVDRKFYQPVLFPDKINRSGILSFVTKTDPVELMKEIIKRGVFVSSRGGYLRFAPQMYITEEEVIRAGQVWNEAAFASC